The Musa acuminata AAA Group cultivar baxijiao chromosome BXJ1-3, Cavendish_Baxijiao_AAA, whole genome shotgun sequence genome window below encodes:
- the LOC135617472 gene encoding chaperone protein dnaJ 16-like, whose product MYLQLLYFEQEENGGLSLALQEDSTKTGRVTSAGMFFLCFPVYRFDQSHSIAIAKDPDAKFFKKLDGFQACEVNELKAGTHVFAVYGDNFFKSVNYTIEVMCAEQFSAEKEKLRDVEAKILTKRAELSKFETEYREVLARFTEMTNKYAQEMQAIDELLKERNTIHASYTTISPLKRNSSSSKISSPFNGSKSDEECPTTEKKPKDEKKSRDRTRRKKWFKIHLKVDKRKAC is encoded by the exons ATGTATTTGCAGCTATTGTACTTCGAGCAGGAAGAAAATGGTGGACTCAGTCTTGCATTACAA GAAGACAGCACTAAAACCGGAAGGGTTACTTCTGCTGGAATGTTCTTTCTTTGCTTTCCTGTGTATCGGTTTGATCAAAGCCATTCG ATAGCGATTGCTAAAGATCCTGATGCTAAATTCTTCAAGAAATTGGATGGGTTTCAAGCATGTGAAGTAAATGAACTGAAAGCAGGCACCCATGTATTTGCTGTCTACG GTGACAACTTCTTCAAAAGTGTCAACTACACAATAGAAGTTATGTGTGCCGAACAGTTTTCAGCGGAAAAGGAGAAACTGCGGGATGTGGAGGCAAAGATATTAACCAAAAGGGCTGAGTTGTCTAAGTTTGAGACAGAATATAGAGAG GTGTTGGCCCGATTCACAGAGATGACCAACAAGTATGCACAGGAAATGCAAGCA ATCGATGAGCTGCTCAAGGAAAGGAACACTATTCATGCCTCCTACACCACCATTTCACCTTTAAAAAGAAACTCAAGTAGCAGCAAGATCAGCAGTCCCTTCAATGGGTCCAAAAGTGACGAAGAGTGCCCAACGACAGAAAAGAAGCCAAAGGATGAAAAGAAGTCTAGGGACCGGACAAGGCGGAAGAAATGGTTTAAGATTCACTTGAAGGTGGACAAAAGGAAGGCGTGTTGA
- the LOC135636591 gene encoding cyclin-D2-1-like, which translates to MQLTHYKDLGSCSDLLCDEDASELADDSPDRSRDAEFPDDSDESIAGFIEGEADYTPGFDYPARFRSNSLDSTSRREAVAWILKVSAYYRFQDLTPYLAVNYMDRFLASHRLPQNVWALQLLSVASLSLAAKMEETLVPTLLDLQIEGAEFVFEPRTIRRMELLVLGALGWRLRSVTPFTYMDFFACKLDPSGKSATYLISCASSIILATLHDIEFLSHCPSSLAAAAIIRAAEDVADLALIDAGIAVSWCIGLTEDGIGNCYRLMRRVAEGAMLKNPLVNMGSRVSPASLPPAKRRRKMSIGGRIS; encoded by the exons ATGCAGCTCACACACTACAAAGACTTGGGCTCCTGCAGCGACCTGCTGTGCGACGAGGACGCCAGCGAGCTGGCGGACGACTCGCCGGATCGATCCAGGGATGCCGAGTTCCCGGACGACTCGGACGAGTCCATCGCCGGGTTCATAGAGGGCGAGGCGGACTACACGCCCGGGTTCGACTACCCGGCTCGGTTCCGGTCCAACTCGCTCGACTCGACCTCCCGCCGGGAGGCAGTCGCCTGGATTCTCAAG GTGAGTGCATACTACCGTTTTCAAGATCTAACGCCGTACCTCGCCGTCAACTACATGGACCGGTTCCTTGCTTCTCACCGTTTACCG CAAAATGTGTGGGCTCTGCAACTCTTATCAGTGGCTTCCCTGTCGCTGGCTGCAAAGATGGAGGAGACATTAGTGCCTACCCTTTTGGATTTGCAG ATTGAAGGCGCCGAGTTCGTCTTCGAGCCTCGAACGATACGAAGGATGGAGCTGCTTGTGCTCGGCGCCTTGGGCTGGAGGCTTCGATCTGTAACGCCCTTCACTTACATGGATTTTTTCGCCTGCAAACTCGATCCATCAGGGAAATCTGCAACGTATTTGATTTCATGTGCCTCGAGCATTATATTAGCAACATTGCATG ATATCGAGTTCTTGAGTCACTGCCCATCGTCGCTTGCTGCAGCAGCCATTATTCGTGCAGCTGAGGATGTTGCAGATCTAGCTTTGATCGATGCAGGGATTGCAGTGTCATGGTGCATTGGACTAACCGAG GATGGGATTGGCAACTGCTACAGATTGATGCGAAGAGTTGCAGAGGGTGCTATGTTGAAGAACCCTCTGGTCAACATGGGGTCAAGGGTCTCACCTGCTTCTCTCCCCCCtgctaaaagaagaagaaagatgagcATAGGTGGGAGGATAAGCTAA
- the LOC135635965 gene encoding inositol-tetrakisphosphate 1-kinase 5-like → MAENTRRLTVGYALAPKKQKSFIQPSLVDLSRKRGVDLVPIDTTRPLAEQGPFDCVLHKLHGEDWKAQLDGFATKNPGVPIVDPPLAITRLHNRISMLQVVSELDIVNVTSEYTLVIVQKTHPMVGSSSRHHSTVSVSSVTLR, encoded by the exons ATGGCGGAAAACACTCGGAGACTCACAGTAGGTTACGCACTCGCTCCCAAGAAGCAGAAGAGCTTCATCCAGCCCTCGCTCGTCGACCTCTCACGCAAGCGGGGCGTAGATCTCGTTCCCATCGACACCACTCGGCCGCTCGCCGAACAGGGACCCTTTGATTGCGTGCTCCACAAGCTCCACGGCGAGGACTGGAAGGCCCAGCTTGACGGTTTCGCCACCAAGAACCCTGGCGTCCCCATCGTCGACCCTCCCCTCGCCATCACGCGCCTCCACAACCGCATCTCGATGCTCCAGGTCGTCTCCGAGCTGGACATCGTCAATGTAACCTCAGAGTATACACTTGTAATTGTCCAGAAGACGCAT CCAATGGTCGGATCATCGTCAAGGCATCATTCAACTGTCTCCGTATCTTCTGTCACCTTGCGGTGA
- the LOC135617463 gene encoding heat stress transcription factor A-1-like has protein sequence MEKCGGDGEAVAATAGAIPGMNGSAPPPFLSKTYDVVDDLATDAIVSWGAGNNSFVVWNTADFARHLLPKYFKHSNFSSFVRQLNTYGFKKVDPDRWEFANEGFLRGQKQLLKAINRRKPCQSHARSQPEQTPPQNSSVAACVEVGKFGLEEDIEGLKRDKNVLKQELVRLRQQQLAADDQLETFVKRLQGMEQRQQQMTSFLAKAMRNPAFFTQFLQQSDRNLRIHGVNKKRRLPNQGGTSDGRKVKYQSLINEAARAMLRQILKMNTSPRIESSANSDDLSRQNIQSLYEAFESTSRVTLSEVPSDSRVSYVPASSGFDQSSAAVAKTMETGELTGIGVLSDIAPSPTDLSISDLSELLGVENPAVPVPIEIDDFSAHTDINFPDDEEKLPGIVDAFWEQFFTPSSLSGDTDDVQSSIQEIEKSTEGGLLNNSQHMDHLTEQMELLSSNIMI, from the exons ATGGAGAAATGCGGGGGAGATGGAGAAGCGGTGGCGGCGACGGCGGGTGCGATCCCCGGGATGAACGGGAGTGCGCCGCCGCCGTTCCTCAGCAAGACGTACGACGTGGTGGATGATCTGGCGACCGACGCGATCGTTTCGTGGGGAGCCGGGAATAACAGCTTCGTGGTGTGGAACACGGCGGACTTCGCTCGGCATCTCCTGCCCAAGTACTTCAAGCACAGCAATTTCTCTAGCTTCGTGCGGCAGCTTAATACCTAC GGTTTCAAGAAAGTTGATCCTGATCGCTGGGAGTTCGCAAATGAGGGATTTCTAAGAGGTCAAAAGCAACTCTTGAAGGCTATAAACAGGCGGAAACCGTGTCAGTCACATGCCCGTAGCCAACCAGAGCAGACTCCACCACAGAATTCTTCTGTTGCGGCATGTGTCGAGGTAGGCAAGTTTGGGTTGGAGGAAGACATCGAGGGGCTAAAAAGAGACAAGAATGTACTCAAACAGGAGCTCGTCAGGCTGCGGCAACAGCAGCTAGCCGCGGATGATCAGTTAGAGACATTTGTCAAACGCCTTCAGGGCATGGAACAACGGCAACAGCAAATGACGTCGTTCCTGGCGAAGGCCATGCGGAACCCTGCCTTCTTTACACAGTTTTTGCAGCAGAGTGATCGCAACTTACGCATACATGGAGTTAACAAAAAGCGAAGGCTGCCGAACCAAGGAGGTACCTCCGATGGTCGGAAAGTGAAGTATCAGTCACTGATCAACGAAGCAGCCAGAGCAATGCTGAGGCAGATACTCAAGATGAACACATCTCCTAGGATAGAATCTTCGGCCAATTCCGATGATCTTTCGAGACAGAACATCCAGTCTTTGTATGAAGCATTTGAAAGTACTTCTCGTGTTACACTGTCGGAGGTCCCTTCAGATTCTAGAGTTTCATACGTGCCTGCCAGCTCTGGTTTTGATCAGTCTTCTGCAGCAGTAGCAAAAACGATGGAAACAGGTGAACTGACCGGCATAGGAGTGTTATCGGACATTGCTCCTTCTCCTACTGATTTAAGCATTTCCGATTTGTCCGAGCTACTTGGAGTTGAGAATCCGGCAGTGCCTGTGCCTATCGAGATAGATGACTTTTCGGCACATACTGATATTAACTTTCCTGATGATGAAGAGAAACTCCCCGGCATAGTTGATGCATTTTGGGAGCAGTTCTTCACGCCTAGCTCTCTGTCAGGTGACACAGACGATGTCCAGTCCAGCATACAGGAGATTGAGAAAAGCACAGAGGGGGGATTACTGAACAACTCCCAACACATGGATCATCTTACAGAACAGATGGAGCTTCTTTCATCAAACATCATGATTTAG
- the LOC135617469 gene encoding inositol-tetrakisphosphate 1-kinase 1-like: MAENPRRFTVGYALAPKKQKSFIQPSLVDLSRKRGVDLVPIDTTRPLAEQGPFDCVLHKLHGEDWKAQLDGFATKNPGVPIVDPPLAITRLHNRISMLQVVSELKIPQQRETFGIPSQLVVYDSGTLNSNVVEALRLPIIAKPLVADGSAKSHKMSLVFHREDLLKLKPPLVLQEFVNHGGVIFKVYVVGDYVQCVKRKSLPDVTEEELESSEGSVTFSQVSNMTTQVSSKAEYYMQLDEAELPPLSFVTEIARGLRRALGLRLFNFDVLRDVKVGTHYLVIDINYFPGFAKMPSYEGVLTDFFWNIVHEKEVKEAGGSATGNDDKEA; this comes from the coding sequence ATGGCGGAAAACCCTCGGAGATTCACAGTAGGTTACGCACTCGCTCCCAAGAAGCAGAAGAGCTTCATCCAGCCCTCGCTCGTCGACCTCTCACGCAAGCGGGGCGTCGATCTCGTTCCCATCGACACCACTCGGCCGCTCGCCGAACAGGGACCCTTTGATTGCGTGCTCCACAAGCTCCACGGCGAGGACTGGAAGGCCCAGCTTGACGGTTTCGCCACCAAGAACCCTGGCGTCCCCATCGTCGACCCTCCCCTCGCCATCACGCGCCTCCACAACCGCATCTCGATGCTCCAGGTCGTCTCCGAGCTCAAGATTCCCCAGCAGAGGGAGACCTTTGGGATCCCAAGCCAGCTCGTGGTCTATGATTCCGGTACGCTCAACTCCAACGTCGTCGAGGCCCTCCGCTTACCCATCATTGCGAAGCCCCTGGTAGCCGATGGCAGCGCCAAGTCTCATAAGATGTCCCTGGTCTTCCACCGGGAAGACCTCCTAAAGCTCAAACCGCCGCTGGTGCTGCAGGAGTTTGTGAACCATGGCGGGGTCATATTCAAGGTGTATGTGGTGGGGGATTACGTGCAGTGCGTGAAGAGGAAGTCCCTCCCGGATGTCACCGAAGAGGAGTTGGAGAGTTCCGAGGGATCGGTGACCTTCTCTCAGGTGTCAAACATGACGACACAGGTCTCGTCGAAGGCAGAGTATTACATGCAACTGGATGAGGCGGAGTTGCCGCCATTGAGCTTTGTCACGGAGATAGCGAGGGGTTTGAGGCGGGCGTTGGGACTCCGCCTCTTCAATTTTGACGTCCTCAGGGATGTTAAGGTCGGCACCCATTACCTTGTGATCGACATTAACTACTTCCCTGGGTTTGCGAAAATGCCATCGTATGAGGGAGTTCTAACGGATTTCTTCTGGAACATCGTTCATGAGAAGGAAGTAAAAGAGGCCGGAGGCTCCGCCACCGGCAACGACGACAAAGAAGCGTAA
- the LOC135635968 gene encoding uncharacterized protein LOC135635968, whose product MAYMLKNTRSIDFVGREKLRKRCPLHDDLIAEILSYLPAKTFVRLLSVCKTFHQLSFDYHFHLLQSHHNTTISGFLVEYHGTNLSLLKVDPCTGVPKSSLEFLRNSNATILGSAGGLIFVLHGNEGSSDATTSSIFVYNPARRTRCRLPTPSGVRLMGSIAVKFTDDSDVVTEDYKLVYLSPTWEWSLLYHCRVYDSATRAWTMDKKLNLGARELNYKHPVVCGDVVFWASDWRSRTKVDPYVVAFDVREECTQIIHLPKEAAICCDDTIGIAKWEGNSLCLIHYRMLSCGFTLWLLRKARDGATGWVKANEISLAEMGLKNRCFVSSVMLCEVAKTVLLVFTITNKAYSYDLKDGELRNLGLCYPRLIPYSNTLRPCGQQEELL is encoded by the coding sequence ATGGCTTATATGCTCAAGAACACCAGGAGTATCGACTTCGTGGGTCGGGAGAAGCTCCGGAAAAGATGTCCCCTTCATGATGATTTGATTGCCgagatcctctcctacctcccGGCGAAGACCTTCGTTAGGCTCCTCTCTGTTTGCAAGACCTTCCACCAATTGTCGTTCGACTACCATTTCCACCTTTTGCAGTCACACCACAACACGACCATCTCCGGCTTCTTAGTCGAGTATCATGGCACCAACCTATCCCTCCTCAAAGTTGACCCCTGCACCGGCGTGCCCAAAAGCAGCCTCGAATTTCTTAGGAATAGCAACGCCACAATCCTCGGGTCTGCCGGTGGCCTCATCTTCGTCTTGCATGGGAACGAGGGATCGTCCGATGCTACTACTAGTAGCATATTTGTCTACAACCCAGCTCGTAGAACTCGGTGTCGTCTCCCCACCCCATCGGGCGTGCGTTTGATGGGTAGCATCGCGGTGAAGTTCACGGACGATAGTGACGTGGTGACGGAAGACTACAAGCTGGTCTACCTCTCACCGACCTGGGAATGGAGCTTGTTGTACCACTGCCGGGTCTACGACTCAGCGACTAGGGCATGGACGATGGACAAGAAGCTCAACTTGGGGGCGAGGGAACTAAACTACAAGCATCCGGTGGTCTGCGGAGATGTTGTATTCTGGGCATCAGACTGGCGTTCGCGCACGAAGGTTGACCCGTACGTCGTCGCCTTCGATGTGAGAGAGGAGTGCACACAAATCATCCATCTACCGAAAGAAGCAGCCATCTGCTGCGACGACACAATTGGGATAGCTAAGTGGGAGGGGAACTCGTTGTGCCTGATCCATTACCGCATGCTTTCTTGTGGGTTCACtctgtggctgctgaggaaggCGAGAGACGGTGCGACAGGATGGGTGAAGGCAAATGAGATAAGCTTGGCCGAGATGGGGCTCAAGAATAGATGCTTCGTAAGCTCCGTTATGCTGTGTGAGGTGGCAAAGACGGTGCTACTTGTTTTCACCATCACTAACAAGGCATACAGCTACGATTTGAAGGATGGAGAACTCAGAAACCTGGGATTGTGTTACCCCaggttgatcccttactctaatacgcttcggccatgcggccAGCAAGAGGAGCTGTTGTGA